One region of Terricaulis silvestris genomic DNA includes:
- a CDS encoding NAD-dependent epimerase/dehydratase family protein → MKVLLTGSRGYIGTVMTPMLQKAGHEVVGLDVDLYSRCTFSDGGEIVDIPTIIRDTRDVRLEDVEGFDAIIHLAALSNDPLSNLNPTLTYDVNHKASVKIAELAKKAGVPKFIFASSCSNYGKTEGDEMIDETGKLAPVSAYGESKVLVERDVKPMADEKFCPVFIRPATAYGVSPRQRFDIVLNNLVAWGMTKGVILLKSDGTPIRPIVHIEDISRAFIAALEADADVVRGEAFNVGQTAHNYTVRQIAEIVRDIVPNTTIELTSEAGPDPRSYRVSFEKIKKVLPGFQPQWDAVKGAEQLYAAYMKSGVTVEEFEGTRYNRIAHIKKLLADNVLNNELRETSDAVAAQ, encoded by the coding sequence ATGAAGGTGCTGTTGACGGGGTCCCGCGGCTATATCGGCACGGTGATGACGCCCATGCTGCAAAAGGCTGGGCACGAAGTCGTTGGCCTGGACGTGGATCTCTACTCGCGCTGCACGTTCTCGGATGGCGGCGAGATCGTCGACATCCCGACCATCATCCGCGACACTCGCGATGTGCGCCTGGAAGATGTCGAAGGCTTCGACGCCATCATCCACCTCGCCGCGCTCTCGAACGACCCGCTGTCGAACCTCAACCCGACCCTGACCTACGACGTGAACCACAAGGCGTCGGTCAAAATCGCTGAGCTCGCCAAGAAGGCCGGCGTGCCGAAATTCATCTTCGCCTCGTCCTGCTCGAACTACGGCAAGACCGAAGGTGACGAGATGATCGACGAAACCGGCAAGCTCGCGCCGGTCTCGGCCTACGGCGAATCCAAAGTCCTGGTTGAGCGCGACGTGAAGCCGATGGCGGACGAGAAGTTCTGCCCGGTGTTCATCCGCCCGGCCACGGCCTACGGCGTATCGCCGCGTCAGCGCTTTGACATCGTGCTGAACAACCTCGTCGCCTGGGGCATGACCAAGGGCGTCATCCTCTTGAAGTCGGACGGCACGCCGATCCGCCCAATCGTTCACATCGAGGACATCTCGCGCGCCTTCATCGCGGCGCTCGAAGCCGACGCTGACGTGGTCCGTGGCGAAGCCTTCAACGTCGGCCAAACGGCGCACAACTACACCGTCCGCCAGATCGCCGAGATCGTGCGCGACATCGTCCCGAACACCACGATCGAACTCACCAGCGAAGCCGGCCCGGACCCGCGCTCGTATCGCGTGAGCTTCGAGAAGATCAAGAAGGTGCTGCCGGGCTTCCAGCCGCAATGGGATGCCGTGAAGGGCGCCGAGCAACTCTACGCCGCCTATATGAAGAGCGGCGTCACGGTCGAGGAATTCGAAGGGACGCGCTATAACCGTATCGCCCACATCAAAAAGCTGCTGGCCGACAACGTGCTCAACAACGAGCTGCGTGAAACCTCGGATGCGGTTGCCGCCCAATGA
- a CDS encoding lipopolysaccharide biosynthesis protein → MALRTYAYGAAVLSAARIFQLAASFATVPVLTRLLSPSEFGVVALAMAQVTVTLFMADAGLSKSLVRVDTKDVGVWSSVFWATIIFTGAMSLILLALAWPSAAFFGEPRLGPIMATLAALPLIAGALSIPSAELMKRQKFFTMAVAEFSSAIAGAVVAIWMAFEGFGAWSLVAQNVVLWAVKAIVLITATSFRPQFTFTFDRLREHLIFARDTLGFAITFFISRNFDSLVVGKVLGTAALGLYAMAFRIMALPMNIVGSSIQSAIYPKFVELREDHRKLLQIVLMSTTAQAAFIFPGMAAVAVASDSVFTLLLSDRWAEAAMIFTLFAPAGAIQAVTILNGPLLQAIGRTGARFRLTAEFAVLWMIAAPLLALHSLEAVALGYSALTIAYLPRQLALYLHPIGGTTTQYMMALAGPTLLSIALVIVHVSIARVVHLSALEEVLLAFLELLVAYGVFVWLGWKRLREGLNIMKGVFAGLDD, encoded by the coding sequence ATGGCCCTCCGCACCTACGCCTACGGCGCAGCTGTTCTCTCGGCGGCCCGCATTTTTCAACTTGCGGCGAGCTTCGCCACCGTGCCGGTGCTCACCCGGCTCTTGTCGCCATCGGAGTTCGGCGTCGTAGCGCTGGCAATGGCGCAAGTGACGGTTACGCTTTTCATGGCTGACGCGGGCTTGTCCAAATCACTTGTGCGCGTCGACACGAAGGATGTCGGCGTCTGGTCGAGCGTGTTTTGGGCGACGATCATCTTCACCGGCGCGATGTCGCTGATCCTGCTGGCGCTCGCATGGCCAAGCGCCGCCTTCTTCGGCGAGCCACGTCTTGGGCCGATCATGGCCACGCTGGCGGCGTTGCCGCTGATAGCCGGCGCGCTCTCCATTCCCTCCGCCGAACTCATGAAGCGGCAGAAGTTCTTCACGATGGCGGTCGCCGAGTTCAGCTCCGCGATCGCAGGCGCTGTCGTTGCGATCTGGATGGCGTTCGAAGGCTTCGGCGCGTGGTCGTTGGTCGCGCAGAACGTAGTTCTATGGGCCGTCAAAGCAATTGTCCTGATCACCGCCACGAGCTTCCGTCCACAATTCACCTTCACTTTCGACCGTTTGCGCGAACATCTCATTTTCGCGCGAGATACGCTGGGCTTCGCAATCACATTTTTCATCAGCCGCAACTTTGACTCACTCGTCGTCGGCAAGGTCCTAGGGACAGCCGCGCTTGGCCTTTATGCAATGGCCTTTCGCATCATGGCGCTGCCGATGAATATTGTCGGCAGTTCCATCCAGTCGGCCATCTATCCTAAATTCGTGGAACTGCGCGAAGATCACAGGAAACTCCTGCAAATTGTGCTGATGAGCACCACCGCGCAGGCGGCGTTCATCTTTCCCGGCATGGCGGCCGTGGCCGTAGCCAGCGATTCCGTGTTCACACTCCTGCTCTCGGATCGCTGGGCAGAAGCAGCGATGATCTTCACCTTGTTCGCGCCCGCAGGCGCCATCCAAGCCGTGACGATTCTCAACGGCCCCCTCCTGCAAGCGATCGGACGCACAGGCGCCCGCTTTCGACTGACGGCAGAATTTGCCGTGCTTTGGATGATCGCCGCGCCGCTCCTCGCGTTGCATAGCCTGGAAGCCGTGGCGCTCGGCTATAGCGCGCTGACGATAGCCTACCTACCCCGCCAGCTAGCGCTTTATCTCCACCCCATTGGCGGCACGACGACGCAATACATGATGGCGCTCGCCGGACCGACGCTGCTTTCCATCGCCCTTGTAATTGTTCACGTCTCCATCGCGCGCGTGGTGCATCTCAGCGCGCTTGAAGAGGTGCTGCTGGCGTTCCTGGAGCTGCTGGTCGCCTATGGCGTGTTCGTGTGGCTCGGCTGGAAACGACTGCGGGAGGGCCTGAACATCATGAAGGGTGTGTTCGCTGGCTTGGACGACTAG
- a CDS encoding DUF4910 domain-containing protein: protein MPVIRESLVQKLYQPGIGQELWDFANGIYPICRSISGNGVRETLGHIQSKIDLQVHEVPSGSQAFDWTIAPEWNIRDAWIKDPQGNKIIDFKKHNLHVLNYSGPINGKFQLADLKKHIFTMPDQPDLIPYRTSYYTINWGFCMSHDQLMSLPDGEYEAFIDSDHNPNGSLTYGEYFLQGESDEIFLFSAHCCHPSLANDNCSGMSVNTHLARALSSLQGKTRYSYQFIFAPGTIGSITWLSRNEEKIKRIKNGLILSCVGDPGGPTYKRSQAGDAIVDRAVEKILRDEEANPNIIDFWPYGYDERQYNSPAFRLNVGLLLRSRFGLFPEYHTSGDNMDFIKPDALEKSYKNTLQIIDVLENEYKTVNLAPHGEPNLGKRGLYGAIGGDKKAYDANLPVFWMLNQSDGEHSLLDIAQRAKLPYERIHDAAKVLSENGLLEVKG from the coding sequence ATGCCCGTCATTCGTGAGTCATTGGTCCAGAAGCTCTACCAGCCGGGCATCGGCCAAGAGCTGTGGGACTTCGCCAACGGCATTTACCCAATCTGCCGCTCGATCTCCGGCAACGGCGTCCGCGAGACGCTCGGCCACATCCAATCCAAGATCGATCTGCAGGTTCACGAAGTGCCGTCAGGAAGCCAGGCGTTCGATTGGACCATCGCGCCCGAGTGGAATATCCGCGACGCCTGGATCAAAGATCCGCAAGGCAACAAGATCATCGACTTCAAGAAGCACAATTTGCACGTGCTCAACTATTCAGGCCCGATCAACGGCAAGTTCCAGCTGGCGGACCTCAAGAAGCACATCTTCACGATGCCGGATCAGCCGGACCTGATCCCCTACCGGACCAGCTACTACACCATCAACTGGGGCTTCTGCATGAGCCACGACCAGCTGATGAGCCTGCCGGACGGCGAGTACGAGGCGTTCATCGATTCAGACCACAACCCGAACGGCTCGCTGACCTACGGCGAATATTTCCTGCAGGGCGAGAGCGACGAAATCTTCCTGTTCTCGGCCCATTGCTGCCACCCCTCGCTCGCCAACGACAATTGCTCGGGCATGAGCGTCAACACCCACCTGGCGCGGGCGTTGAGCTCGCTGCAGGGCAAGACGCGCTACTCGTACCAGTTCATCTTCGCGCCGGGCACGATCGGCTCGATCACCTGGCTTTCGCGCAACGAAGAGAAGATCAAGCGCATCAAGAACGGCCTGATCCTGTCATGCGTCGGCGATCCCGGTGGCCCTACGTATAAGCGCAGCCAAGCCGGCGACGCGATCGTCGATCGCGCGGTCGAGAAAATCCTGCGTGACGAGGAAGCCAACCCGAACATCATCGACTTCTGGCCCTACGGCTACGACGAGCGCCAATACAACTCGCCGGCGTTCCGCCTGAATGTTGGCCTGCTGCTGCGCTCGCGCTTCGGCCTGTTCCCCGAGTATCACACCTCGGGCGACAACATGGATTTCATCAAGCCGGACGCACTCGAGAAGTCGTACAAAAACACGTTGCAGATCATCGACGTCCTCGAGAACGAGTACAAGACGGTGAACCTGGCGCCCCACGGCGAGCCGAACCTCGGCAAGCGCGGGCTCTACGGCGCCATCGGCGGCGACAAAAAAGCCTACGACGCCAACTTGCCGGTGTTCTGGATGCTGAACCAATCGGATGGCGAGCACTCGCTGCTCGACATCGCCCAACGCGCCAAGCTCCCCTACGAACGCATCCACGACGCGGCGAAGGTGCTGAGCGAAAACGGCCTGCTGGAAGTCAAAGGCTAA
- a CDS encoding GMC family oxidoreductase, protein MSDTFDFIVVGGGSAGAVIASRLSEDPSCRVALLEAGDRPPPAEAMPAACASMQLNPETDWMYTADAGKAGRGLHNKRMPVPRGKMLGGSSGINYMVYVRGHPGDFDNWAARGAEGWGYADVLPYFRKIETFNASNEITVDRDAHGEAGPISVGVRSPVIPASRAFVEAAGKVGIPRGDYNGRDRGGAAGVASLVQTNTCKGVRCGTYRGFLEGEAEQRSNLTTITKAHATRILLDGANGDLKAVGVEYRDANGETRAVRAKRDVILSAGAVGSPHLLLLSGIGPRRELEAVDVECRHDLPAVGKHLKDHIHTALAFHAPGHGLTMADVGVSAGPDALRAPAGPLPADPADDAKLSPELAVLKAESERRIAEWMETGSSLISSSLYDGIAFFSTGLGDAHSHDGQIGFLPVGFDRAFFEGPLNVDTARYFGEGAPHLAVDRENMIILANPVLPHSEGEIVLESADPMQAPSILMNYFGDPYDLKVMVAVIRKALAIADNWPGSTKPVWQVPPELAKKHGYKPGDTPSDALLENIALHFCTTVYHLTCTCRIGDVVDPRLRVFGVKNLRVADASIMPEIVSGNTNAASIMIGEKAAEMIARDHGVKLAQFVGAA, encoded by the coding sequence ATGTCTGACACGTTCGACTTCATCGTCGTCGGCGGCGGTTCAGCGGGTGCGGTGATCGCGTCGCGCTTGAGCGAGGATCCAAGCTGCCGCGTCGCGTTGCTCGAAGCCGGTGATCGCCCACCTCCTGCGGAAGCCATGCCTGCCGCGTGCGCGAGTATGCAGCTCAATCCCGAGACCGATTGGATGTACACCGCCGACGCCGGCAAGGCCGGGCGCGGCCTGCATAACAAGCGCATGCCCGTGCCGCGCGGCAAAATGCTCGGCGGCTCCTCCGGCATCAATTACATGGTCTACGTCCGCGGCCATCCCGGCGACTTCGACAATTGGGCTGCGCGCGGCGCCGAGGGATGGGGCTACGCCGACGTGCTCCCCTATTTCCGCAAAATCGAGACTTTCAACGCGAGCAACGAGATCACCGTCGATCGCGATGCGCACGGCGAAGCCGGTCCAATAAGCGTCGGCGTGCGTTCACCCGTCATTCCCGCCTCACGCGCCTTCGTCGAAGCCGCCGGCAAAGTCGGCATTCCGCGCGGCGACTATAACGGCCGCGATCGCGGCGGAGCTGCCGGGGTCGCTTCACTTGTCCAGACCAACACCTGCAAGGGCGTGCGCTGCGGGACCTATCGCGGCTTTCTTGAAGGCGAAGCCGAGCAACGGTCTAACCTCACGACCATCACCAAGGCACACGCTACACGTATCCTGCTGGACGGCGCGAACGGTGATCTCAAGGCCGTCGGAGTCGAGTACCGAGACGCCAACGGCGAAACCCGCGCCGTGCGTGCCAAACGCGATGTAATCTTGAGCGCTGGCGCTGTCGGCTCGCCGCATCTCCTATTGTTGTCCGGCATCGGGCCACGGCGCGAACTGGAAGCTGTCGACGTCGAGTGCCGCCACGACCTGCCAGCCGTCGGCAAACATCTGAAGGATCACATACACACCGCCCTCGCCTTCCACGCGCCGGGTCACGGCCTCACCATGGCCGATGTTGGCGTCTCCGCTGGGCCTGATGCGTTACGCGCGCCCGCCGGACCTTTGCCAGCCGATCCAGCCGACGACGCCAAACTCTCACCGGAACTCGCCGTGCTCAAAGCCGAGTCCGAACGGCGGATCGCGGAATGGATGGAGACGGGTTCAAGCCTCATCTCCTCATCGCTCTACGATGGCATCGCGTTCTTCTCGACCGGCCTCGGCGACGCACATAGCCACGATGGCCAAATTGGCTTCTTGCCCGTCGGCTTCGACCGGGCTTTCTTCGAGGGTCCGTTAAACGTCGATACCGCGCGCTATTTCGGCGAAGGCGCGCCCCATCTCGCAGTCGATCGCGAGAATATGATTATCCTCGCCAATCCGGTGCTGCCGCACAGCGAAGGCGAAATCGTTCTCGAAAGCGCAGATCCGATGCAAGCGCCATCGATTCTGATGAATTACTTCGGCGATCCCTACGATCTCAAGGTAATGGTCGCGGTGATACGCAAGGCGCTCGCAATCGCTGACAATTGGCCGGGTTCGACCAAGCCCGTTTGGCAAGTGCCGCCCGAACTCGCGAAGAAACACGGTTACAAGCCTGGCGACACGCCCAGCGATGCGCTCTTGGAGAACATTGCGTTGCACTTCTGCACGACGGTGTATCACCTCACCTGCACGTGCCGCATCGGTGATGTCGTCGATCCACGACTACGGGTGTTCGGTGTTAAGAATCTCCGCGTCGCCGACGCCAGCATCATGCCCGAGATCGTTAGCGGCAACACCAACGCGGCCTCGATCATGATCGGTGAGAAAGCCGCCGAAATGATCGCGCGCGATCATGGCGTGAAGCTGGCTCAGTTCGTGGGCGCCGCTTAG
- a CDS encoding sugar transferase: MSNEAHPRVEIIHFWTPSRPGDEPPVGGWSKRAFDIAVSASALVLFAPLLLLIALIVRLDSAGAAIFKQERGGYRGKTFMIWKFRTMTVTENRGVVQARSGDARFTRIGGFLRRTSLDELPQLINVLLGDMSIIGPRPHALEHDIKFEKVDDRYPIRFRARPGVTGLAQVNGSRGPTETEEKISTRTGFDAEYVQAWSWSREIEILGRTAAILTKYDPAAL, translated from the coding sequence GTGTCAAACGAAGCGCATCCCCGCGTCGAGATCATCCATTTCTGGACGCCGTCGCGTCCCGGCGACGAACCGCCGGTCGGCGGTTGGTCTAAGCGGGCATTCGACATCGCGGTGTCAGCTTCCGCGCTAGTCCTGTTTGCGCCCCTATTGCTGTTGATCGCGCTGATCGTCCGGCTCGATAGCGCGGGCGCTGCGATCTTCAAGCAAGAGCGCGGTGGTTATCGCGGCAAGACCTTCATGATCTGGAAGTTCCGCACCATGACGGTGACGGAAAATCGCGGCGTGGTTCAAGCGCGCTCCGGGGATGCGCGCTTCACGCGGATCGGCGGCTTCCTGCGCCGCACCAGCCTCGATGAGCTGCCGCAACTGATCAATGTGCTGCTCGGCGACATGTCGATCATCGGCCCGCGTCCGCACGCGCTCGAGCACGACATCAAGTTCGAGAAGGTAGATGACCGCTACCCGATCCGCTTCCGCGCTCGCCCAGGCGTGACGGGCCTTGCCCAAGTCAACGGTAGCCGTGGACCCACGGAGACCGAAGAGAAGATCAGCACGCGCACCGGCTTTGACGCCGAGTACGTCCAGGCCTGGTCGTGGAGCCGAGAAATCGAAATCCTCGGCCGCACTGCCGCGATCCTCACCAAATACGATCCCGCCGCGCTCTGA
- a CDS encoding polysaccharide biosynthesis tyrosine autokinase, with the protein MNVIAIRPRTDDQYTPSEEGGELGTFSLKWIFAFLVRRWILIAAVGLLVFILCFTSFLFQRSQYTATALVMINAGQDQVLAPDQMVGGQQMAPAQVVDSQLEVLRSRELAGRLVDALNLVNDPEWNVMLPPDQAPVAGPVVPPAAETPQEAATREQLRQNVIVAVANSISVNRRGLTYAAEVSATSTNPERAAQMANRLVDLFQQYQMEARLDSANRANSWLSTRVRELRDDVQEKEAIVERYRAQTGLLSAQGGLLSEQQTADLQGNLTQARADLAEREARLQQLQATISVGGSADAIAGVLNSSVISQLRAQEAQIARRQADYESRYGEAHPSVQNVRAERTDIRNQINAEIARISSGLRTEVEVARARVNALEANMDLMRGEMVGNNEQLVRLREYEREAAASRTVYESFLTRFHEIADQGTMRTMPAQLVSAATVPTEPSSPRLSIAFVLSIVLGAGLGLAAGFLAEALDEGFGDADEVERKLGVPALATVPKLRRTDLRQVPPASQHPVGYLLERQVSAFTESYRVLRTTIIFAAGQPKTQIVAITSAVPDEGKTTVSLCLSRVSALSGQRVLLIDCDLRRRSVKDVLGIEPTTGLLQVLAGEASWRQAIYADELSGMHVLPLSEAGFTPKDIFGAEDMSRLLAELRNSYDLIVLDCAPVLAVAETRVVVAKADCAVVVARWQKTPIRAVRSALQQLQSAGANVRGVALNCVDRRVPGYYTYPAYDFSES; encoded by the coding sequence ATGAACGTCATCGCCATTCGCCCGCGGACGGATGACCAATACACGCCGTCCGAAGAGGGCGGCGAACTCGGAACGTTCAGCCTCAAGTGGATTTTCGCCTTTTTGGTGCGTCGGTGGATTTTGATCGCCGCCGTCGGTCTGCTCGTTTTCATTCTCTGCTTCACGTCGTTCCTGTTTCAGCGCTCGCAATATACCGCGACCGCGCTGGTCATGATCAACGCCGGCCAAGACCAAGTGCTCGCGCCCGATCAGATGGTCGGCGGCCAGCAGATGGCCCCCGCGCAAGTTGTGGACTCCCAGCTCGAAGTGCTGCGCTCGCGCGAACTCGCCGGGCGTCTCGTCGATGCGCTGAACCTGGTGAACGACCCTGAGTGGAACGTGATGTTGCCGCCGGACCAGGCGCCCGTCGCTGGACCCGTCGTGCCGCCGGCCGCGGAAACGCCGCAGGAAGCCGCCACCCGCGAACAGCTCCGTCAGAACGTCATCGTCGCTGTCGCGAATTCGATTTCGGTCAATCGTCGTGGCCTGACTTACGCGGCTGAGGTCTCGGCGACATCGACCAACCCCGAGCGGGCGGCGCAGATGGCCAACCGTTTGGTCGACCTATTCCAGCAATATCAAATGGAAGCGCGGCTCGACAGCGCCAACCGCGCCAATTCTTGGCTTTCCACCCGCGTCCGTGAACTGCGTGACGACGTCCAGGAAAAGGAAGCCATCGTCGAACGTTACCGCGCGCAGACCGGCCTCCTGAGCGCTCAAGGCGGTTTGCTGAGCGAGCAGCAAACCGCGGACCTGCAAGGCAACCTGACCCAGGCCCGCGCAGACCTAGCGGAACGCGAAGCGCGTCTGCAGCAGCTTCAGGCGACCATCAGCGTTGGCGGTTCCGCCGACGCGATCGCCGGCGTGCTGAATTCGTCGGTGATCAGCCAGCTCCGCGCTCAAGAAGCTCAAATCGCCCGCCGTCAAGCCGACTACGAGAGCCGCTACGGCGAGGCTCACCCGTCGGTGCAGAACGTTCGCGCCGAGCGCACGGACATCCGCAATCAGATCAATGCTGAAATCGCGCGGATTTCGTCGGGCCTGCGCACCGAAGTCGAAGTTGCTCGGGCGCGTGTCAACGCGCTTGAGGCCAACATGGACCTGATGCGCGGGGAGATGGTCGGCAACAACGAGCAATTGGTTCGTCTGCGCGAGTATGAGCGAGAAGCCGCAGCATCCCGCACCGTCTATGAATCCTTCTTGACCCGTTTTCACGAGATCGCCGACCAAGGCACGATGCGCACGATGCCGGCGCAGTTGGTTTCCGCCGCGACCGTGCCGACGGAACCGAGCTCGCCGCGCCTTTCCATCGCCTTCGTGCTCTCGATCGTGCTCGGCGCCGGCCTCGGCCTTGCCGCCGGCTTTCTTGCCGAAGCGCTGGATGAAGGCTTCGGCGACGCCGACGAAGTTGAGCGCAAGCTCGGCGTGCCCGCATTGGCGACGGTGCCGAAACTGCGCCGCACCGATCTGCGCCAGGTGCCGCCGGCCTCACAGCATCCGGTCGGCTATTTGCTGGAGCGCCAAGTATCGGCCTTTACAGAATCCTATCGCGTCCTGCGGACCACAATCATCTTTGCCGCCGGCCAGCCCAAGACCCAGATTGTAGCGATCACTTCGGCCGTGCCGGACGAAGGCAAGACCACGGTTTCTCTTTGCCTGTCGCGGGTCTCCGCCCTTTCGGGCCAGCGCGTGTTGCTCATTGACTGCGATTTGCGCCGCCGTTCGGTGAAGGATGTCTTGGGCATTGAGCCAACAACCGGCCTGCTGCAAGTGCTGGCGGGCGAGGCGAGCTGGCGTCAGGCAATCTACGCCGACGAGCTGAGCGGCATGCACGTGCTTCCGCTGTCGGAGGCGGGCTTCACGCCGAAAGACATTTTCGGCGCCGAGGACATGAGCCGGCTCCTGGCGGAACTGCGCAACTCTTACGACCTGATCGTTCTGGATTGCGCGCCGGTCCTGGCCGTCGCCGAGACGCGTGTCGTGGTCGCGAAAGCGGATTGCGCTGTCGTCGTCGCCCGGTGGCAGAAGACGCCGATCCGCGCGGTTCGTTCGGCGCTGCAACAGCTGCAAAGCGCCGGCGCTAATGTGCGCGGCGTCGCGCTCAATTGCGTCGATCGCCGCGTGCCGGGCTATTACACGTACCCTGCGTACGACTTCAGCGAGAGCTGA
- the rfbC gene encoding dTDP-4-dehydrorhamnose 3,5-epimerase, with amino-acid sequence MKFHKTSLQDVALIEMTPFGDNRGWFARSFCMKEFAENNLEVSYPQHNTGYSKTKGTVRGMHFQVDPHYEVKVVRALQGAVHDIIVDMRPHSSTYLKWEGFDLSFENGRQLYVPRGFAHGYQTLVDDTQVSYLCSAMYVPDSNGGYRHDDPAFGLKWPLPVSEMSDKDKAWPDFVAPEKSGVKPSSMPVRF; translated from the coding sequence ATGAAGTTTCACAAGACCAGTCTGCAGGACGTCGCCTTGATCGAGATGACGCCCTTCGGGGACAATCGCGGTTGGTTCGCGCGGTCCTTCTGCATGAAGGAATTCGCCGAGAACAACCTCGAGGTCAGCTACCCGCAGCACAATACGGGCTACTCGAAGACGAAGGGCACCGTTCGCGGTATGCACTTCCAAGTCGATCCGCACTACGAAGTGAAAGTCGTCCGCGCGCTGCAGGGCGCGGTGCATGACATCATCGTCGACATGCGCCCGCACTCGAGCACGTATCTCAAATGGGAGGGCTTCGACCTCTCTTTCGAGAACGGCCGCCAACTCTACGTCCCGCGTGGCTTCGCCCACGGCTACCAGACGCTCGTGGATGACACGCAGGTGAGCTATCTCTGCTCGGCGATGTATGTGCCAGATTCAAACGGCGGCTATCGCCACGATGATCCGGCCTTCGGCCTGAAATGGCCGCTGCCGGTTAGCGAAATGTCGGACAAAGACAAAGCCTGGCCGGATTTCGTTGCGCCGGAAAAGAGCGGTGTAAAGCCAAGCTCGATGCCGGTGCGATTCTAA
- a CDS encoding glycosyltransferase family 2 protein has product MTSQAPTVSAVITSYNRPDTLVQAVESVLAQTRPPIEILVLDNRSDFDVNELLRPYEGRVRAWRNAENLGVSGSRNAGAAAAQGDFVAYLDDDDEWMPEKLERQAAKIGDALMSVCGKLRVPGDQLDVLPEQWIEPDDLKRGNAFCGGSGFFCRKALFDKVRFDTALSFGEDWDFMIQAAKIAPIFYQAEPLFWYHLPLEKPSLTNAVKRMRPQDLERRFAAAEKNKAFLGDHFYRRRIAEDALAFVTSRPDPLDFVAYSIRRAGLGATASVLSDRIFRRFSRQARRSNPG; this is encoded by the coding sequence GTGACATCTCAAGCCCCCACCGTTTCGGCGGTCATCACGTCGTACAACCGCCCCGACACCTTGGTTCAGGCCGTGGAGAGCGTGCTCGCGCAGACGCGGCCGCCGATCGAGATTCTCGTGCTCGACAATCGCTCGGACTTCGACGTGAATGAGTTGCTGCGTCCGTACGAAGGACGCGTGCGCGCGTGGCGCAACGCAGAGAATCTCGGGGTTTCCGGTTCGCGCAATGCCGGTGCAGCGGCGGCGCAGGGCGACTTCGTCGCTTATCTCGACGACGACGATGAGTGGATGCCTGAGAAACTCGAACGGCAAGCCGCTAAGATCGGCGACGCGCTCATGAGCGTCTGCGGCAAACTGCGGGTTCCCGGCGATCAGCTCGACGTGCTGCCGGAGCAGTGGATCGAGCCTGACGATCTAAAGCGCGGCAATGCCTTTTGCGGCGGCAGCGGCTTCTTCTGCCGCAAAGCCCTGTTCGACAAGGTGCGTTTCGATACCGCGCTGAGCTTCGGCGAAGACTGGGATTTTATGATCCAAGCCGCGAAGATCGCGCCCATTTTTTATCAGGCCGAACCGCTTTTCTGGTACCATCTGCCGCTCGAGAAACCTTCGCTTACTAACGCGGTGAAGCGGATGCGGCCGCAAGACCTGGAGCGCCGTTTCGCAGCCGCCGAGAAGAACAAGGCGTTCCTTGGCGACCACTTCTATCGCCGCCGCATCGCTGAAGACGCGCTGGCGTTCGTCACGTCGCGCCCCGACCCGCTCGACTTCGTCGCGTACTCGATCCGCCGCGCAGGCCTGGGCGCCACAGCATCCGTTCTGAGCGATCGAATTTTTCGAAGGTTCAGTCGCCAGGCGCGCCGTTCAAATCCGGGCTGA